One window from the genome of Salisaeta longa DSM 21114 encodes:
- a CDS encoding AAA family ATPase — protein sequence MIQELYCKNFKIFRTATTVPLHRLTVVTGPNNSGKSTIIDLFRLLDTDEAHEGRLLYSLNFGSGDHRLRTFPELLNDPDAALEVGLKAFVRASLDDLQYCDGRGETDRYFSFALSDDVQVRSRFENVEERAFLKHRTISLHPPEASASQRVFRETHALTDPNPPPTKPTGNSRADRSATTDPEAPSDRESAEAMSDLSEHFPPPPTFATVSFGVDQGEGFIREGMKPPGLNRTMARKAHGAAAPNILRNHYHHKDRTTTWEIEPALFEMALAVLNHCSIIKPEGSARFSSDEIQGVCERPSSIPAPFYVPARGRRAFPVRSILPYIGDDTVAKVIDRNEVPDWVSPHHRDAWASAFEEVIGPLIEQIDLGLTLNALHIPTYRGRPKRFYGPNDALTPLLQRFQTFEIKAEEMEGDAKAEYIDKWLAAFELGSSFHVDTVGPDLYEAYVIRDGEKRYLADLGAGSAQLLPLIINFATQQASLVIVEEPEANLHPNLQAQLADFFVEMVDRGIQVVVETHSEYLTRRLQYLVARGACPPEHTGILYLRGEQDGETDNIEETPKIKEITIDTHGQLSQPLGPGFFDKATDLMMDLFKYGQEN from the coding sequence ATGATTCAAGAGCTCTACTGCAAGAACTTCAAGATCTTTCGCACAGCCACAACGGTGCCGCTTCATCGGCTCACGGTGGTGACTGGACCGAACAATTCGGGCAAGAGCACCATCATCGACCTGTTCCGCCTTCTCGATACCGACGAGGCACATGAGGGCCGTCTTCTGTACAGCCTTAACTTTGGCTCGGGCGACCACCGCCTGCGGACGTTCCCTGAGCTTTTAAACGATCCCGATGCGGCGCTGGAGGTTGGCCTCAAGGCTTTCGTGAGGGCATCGCTGGACGATCTTCAATATTGCGATGGACGTGGCGAAACAGACCGTTACTTCAGTTTTGCGTTGTCCGATGATGTTCAGGTGCGTTCACGGTTTGAGAACGTTGAGGAACGCGCCTTTTTGAAGCATCGAACCATTTCTTTGCACCCGCCTGAGGCTTCAGCATCACAGCGCGTCTTTCGCGAAACTCATGCGTTGACCGACCCCAATCCTCCTCCCACGAAGCCTACCGGCAACTCTCGGGCTGACCGCAGCGCTACGACAGATCCAGAGGCTCCGAGCGACCGTGAATCTGCCGAAGCCATGTCCGACCTTTCCGAACATTTTCCGCCGCCCCCTACGTTTGCTACCGTAAGCTTTGGCGTCGATCAGGGCGAAGGGTTTATTCGAGAGGGCATGAAACCGCCCGGGCTAAACCGGACCATGGCACGAAAAGCCCATGGTGCAGCGGCGCCCAACATTCTACGAAACCATTATCATCACAAGGACCGCACCACCACCTGGGAGATTGAGCCTGCACTTTTTGAAATGGCCTTGGCGGTTCTCAATCATTGCTCGATCATCAAACCAGAAGGCTCTGCGCGCTTCTCAAGCGACGAAATACAAGGCGTTTGCGAACGTCCTTCGAGTATTCCAGCTCCTTTTTACGTTCCCGCACGCGGCCGCCGTGCCTTCCCGGTGCGTTCTATTCTCCCCTACATTGGCGACGACACGGTAGCGAAGGTTATCGATCGCAATGAAGTGCCTGATTGGGTCTCGCCTCATCATCGTGACGCATGGGCGAGCGCCTTTGAGGAAGTTATCGGTCCGCTGATCGAGCAAATTGATTTGGGACTGACCTTGAATGCGCTGCATATTCCCACCTATAGGGGCCGCCCGAAGCGATTTTACGGCCCCAACGATGCCCTAACGCCACTACTGCAACGCTTCCAAACGTTTGAGATCAAGGCAGAGGAAATGGAAGGCGATGCGAAAGCGGAATACATCGACAAGTGGCTTGCAGCTTTCGAGCTTGGCTCGTCTTTTCACGTCGATACCGTTGGCCCCGATTTGTATGAAGCATACGTCATACGCGACGGCGAAAAGCGTTATCTTGCAGACCTTGGCGCTGGATCAGCACAGCTTTTGCCCCTCATCATCAATTTTGCGACTCAACAGGCGTCGCTCGTCATTGTCGAGGAACCTGAAGCCAACCTCCATCCCAACTTGCAGGCGCAGCTCGCAGACTTCTTCGTCGAAATGGTAGACCGCGGCATTCAGGTCGTCGTCGAAACCCACAGTGAGTACCTGACACGCCGCCTCCAATACCTTGTGGCACGCGGCGCGTGCCCGCCCGAGCACACAGGCATTCTCTACCTTCGCGGCGAACAAGATGGAGAAACCGATAACATTGAAGAAACACCGAAGATTAAAGAGATTACCATCGATACCCACGGGCAACTAAGTCAGCCGTTGGGACCGGGCTTTTTCGACAAAGCCACCGACTTGATGATGGATCTTTTCAAGTACGGACAAGAAAACTAA
- a CDS encoding beta-alanine-activating enzyme beta-propeller domain-containing protein, whose protein sequence is MPTSNSSPRRSDTLDTDALLDYLHTAPVRLAVFGEFSAGKTTVLNALIGEEILSVAVDPTTAVPTRIRFGREFNIFIDRTGGEQLVLFEDDPPFWTRFVGRRDTLNTLQKQKGTIQDFLRMWTKEGERANEVERVIIEIPLDWLKQGIELVDTPGVNNEFTRHQGFTEQEARTADIALLLMDARQGGGKRTEFEFMNEVQKQVQRCIVAPNKMDLVEADEREEFIEYIQDIALPQHWDGAVVPPVIGISALASLHPQAHDEPDLQAAFEDLTTRLEHMAEEERGKLLLSRKDNPEKALFAEARTLEGNNRYDRAHRIYFDLLDILEAAGLDPTPAEEGIRRCETHLSSQVDTLDELNAQYNAAMARAEDDPDAALEQLKAIRAEKSGLALDDGDLDASIEALAARIDRRDEARAEISRLCTQVEQHRDNEAWIDAAKISEKLPTLIEPAELSAKKAESVRSYVAKQKDERDAWATREWKEVKADIEACLEADRYIDAEQHLAALQYVAPYTPFGDKTDALVQTVTEQADTERAYRKAVQDATAAAGDLTKKRISPERGQEIAEQIDAILPLYRSLYGKQTLLESPEITATAPALTINQKLALATRLHALGAYASARRSEAILEAVQERKAAVDAIHVDDAGRVPPDLAQQHPDHPAVEETIHHLMEADISFWTPFWRIHAIHDALDSFSDHIEDGLLDARGAHLANRKAMSVVFYAGTVPSAIGLILAPFEPLAIALVLLGIAIYSLNGLDIKHAWSAKRHIERGDRAREQGNLAEAANHYHQSIALDKQAKTWQELTDLDSLIYAGVHSFRNRTGYTDEYCLNTLAASPYIQWRYETEDKVRSSPAVAGGTVFVGSDDGSVYALEARTGELQWRYETGSWVRSSPAVAGETMFVGCNDGSVYALEALTGELRWRYETEDSVFSSPAVAGGTVFVGCNDGSVYALEALTGELQWRYETEDSVFSSPAVAGGTVFVGSDDGSVYALEARTGELQWRYETGSWVRSSPAVAGETMFVGCNDGSVYALEALTGELRWRYETEDSVFSSPAVAGGTVFVGCNDGSVYALEALTGELQWRYETGSWVRSSPAVAGGTVFVGSDDGSVYALEAPTGELQWRYEIGSWVFSSPAVAGGTVFVECNDGSVYALGGP, encoded by the coding sequence ATGCCCACGTCCAACTCATCTCCCCGCCGCTCTGACACCCTCGATACTGATGCGCTCCTGGACTATCTGCATACGGCGCCGGTACGCTTAGCTGTTTTCGGAGAGTTCAGCGCAGGAAAAACGACGGTGCTCAACGCGCTCATTGGGGAAGAAATCTTGTCCGTTGCCGTCGACCCCACGACGGCCGTCCCCACACGCATCCGCTTTGGACGAGAGTTCAACATTTTCATCGACCGGACGGGCGGCGAGCAACTTGTGCTGTTTGAAGATGACCCGCCGTTCTGGACGCGGTTCGTGGGCCGCCGCGATACGCTCAACACGCTTCAAAAGCAGAAGGGCACGATTCAGGACTTCCTTCGCATGTGGACGAAAGAAGGCGAACGTGCGAACGAGGTAGAGCGCGTCATCATCGAGATTCCACTCGATTGGCTCAAACAGGGCATCGAACTGGTCGACACGCCCGGCGTCAACAACGAGTTTACGCGCCACCAGGGCTTTACCGAGCAGGAAGCCCGCACCGCCGACATCGCGCTGCTCTTGATGGACGCACGGCAGGGCGGCGGCAAGCGCACCGAGTTCGAGTTCATGAACGAGGTGCAGAAGCAGGTGCAACGCTGCATTGTTGCCCCAAACAAGATGGACCTTGTGGAGGCCGATGAGCGCGAGGAGTTCATCGAGTACATCCAAGATATCGCCCTGCCGCAGCACTGGGACGGCGCTGTGGTGCCGCCGGTGATCGGCATCTCTGCGTTGGCGTCGCTGCACCCGCAGGCGCATGACGAGCCTGACTTGCAGGCGGCTTTTGAAGATCTCACTACGCGCCTGGAGCACATGGCGGAAGAAGAGCGGGGCAAGCTCCTGTTGTCCCGAAAGGACAACCCCGAGAAAGCCTTGTTTGCAGAGGCCCGCACCTTGGAAGGCAACAATCGCTACGACCGCGCCCACCGCATCTACTTCGACCTGCTCGATATCCTAGAGGCCGCTGGTCTCGACCCAACGCCTGCCGAGGAAGGCATTCGCCGGTGCGAGACGCATCTCTCCTCGCAAGTCGATACACTAGACGAGCTCAACGCGCAATACAACGCGGCAATGGCACGTGCGGAAGACGATCCCGATGCCGCATTGGAGCAGTTAAAAGCCATTCGCGCCGAAAAGTCGGGCCTGGCCCTGGACGATGGCGACCTCGATGCGTCGATTGAAGCGCTGGCGGCACGCATCGACCGGCGGGATGAGGCGCGTGCCGAGATCTCGCGGCTTTGCACGCAGGTGGAGCAGCACCGAGACAACGAGGCGTGGATTGATGCAGCAAAAATTTCTGAGAAGCTACCCACACTCATTGAACCAGCCGAACTATCGGCAAAAAAGGCGGAGTCGGTCCGTTCCTATGTCGCGAAGCAGAAAGACGAACGCGACGCCTGGGCAACACGTGAATGGAAAGAGGTGAAAGCAGACATCGAGGCGTGCCTTGAGGCCGATCGCTACATTGACGCCGAACAGCACCTGGCGGCTCTTCAGTATGTCGCACCTTACACGCCGTTTGGGGACAAGACCGATGCGCTCGTGCAGACGGTGACCGAACAAGCAGACACGGAGCGTGCCTACCGAAAGGCGGTTCAGGATGCGACCGCCGCCGCAGGGGACCTCACGAAAAAGCGCATCTCTCCCGAGCGTGGGCAAGAGATTGCCGAGCAGATTGATGCGATCCTACCGCTGTACCGCTCGCTCTATGGGAAGCAGACCCTTCTCGAATCGCCTGAAATCACGGCCACGGCCCCGGCGCTGACGATCAATCAGAAGCTTGCGCTGGCGACACGGCTACACGCACTGGGGGCTTATGCCTCGGCACGCCGCAGTGAAGCGATTTTGGAGGCGGTTCAAGAGCGGAAGGCCGCCGTTGACGCGATTCACGTAGACGACGCGGGACGCGTACCGCCGGATCTGGCGCAGCAGCACCCGGACCATCCGGCCGTGGAGGAAACCATTCATCACCTGATGGAAGCCGATATCTCCTTCTGGACGCCGTTCTGGAGGATCCATGCAATCCATGATGCTCTTGATTCCTTCAGCGACCATATTGAGGACGGCCTGCTTGATGCACGGGGAGCACACCTTGCGAATAGGAAAGCTATGTCCGTGGTATTTTACGCGGGCACGGTGCCGAGCGCCATAGGGCTCATATTGGCTCCTTTTGAGCCTCTTGCCATCGCGCTGGTTTTGCTCGGCATCGCAATATATTCACTCAACGGGCTGGATATCAAACACGCCTGGTCTGCAAAGCGCCATATTGAACGTGGAGACCGTGCCCGGGAGCAAGGAAATCTTGCTGAAGCGGCGAATCACTACCACCAAAGCATAGCCCTGGATAAACAGGCGAAGACATGGCAGGAGCTTACCGATCTCGACTCACTAATCTACGCGGGCGTACACTCATTTAGAAATAGGACAGGGTATACTGATGAATATTGTTTAAATACGCTGGCTGCGTCTCCCTACATACAATGGCGATATGAGACAGAGGACAAGGTCCGTTCGTCGCCTGCAGTCGCTGGGGGAACCGTGTTCGTCGGAAGTGACGACGGCTCGGTGTACGCCCTGGAGGCACGAACGGGGGAACTGCAGTGGCGATATGAGACAGGGAGTTGGGTCCGTTCGTCGCCTGCAGTCGCCGGGGAAACCATGTTCGTCGGGTGCAATGACGGCTCAGTGTACGCCCTGGAGGCGCTCACGGGGGAACTGCGGTGGCGGTATGAGACAGAGGATTCGGTCTTTTCGTCGCCTGCAGTCGCCGGGGGAACCGTGTTCGTCGGGTGCAATGACGGCTCAGTGTACGCCCTGGAGGCGCTCACGGGGGAACTGCAGTGGCGATATGAGACAGAGGATTCGGTCTTTTCGTCGCCTGCAGTCGCTGGGGGAACCGTGTTCGTCGGAAGTGACGACGGCTCGGTGTACGCCCTGGAGGCACGAACGGGGGAACTGCAGTGGCGATATGAGACAGGGAGTTGGGTCCGTTCGTCGCCTGCAGTCGCCGGGGAAACCATGTTCGTCGGGTGCAATGACGGCTCAGTGTACGCCCTGGAGGCGCTCACGGGGGAACTGCGGTGGCGGTATGAGACAGAGGATTCGGTCTTTTCGTCGCCTGCAGTCGCCGGGGGAACCGTGTTCGTCGGGTGCAATGACGGCTCAGTGTACGCCCTGGAGGCGCTCACGGGGGAACTGCAGTGGCGATATGAGACAGGGAGTTGGGTCCGTTCGTCGCCTGCAGTCGCCGGGGGAACCGTGTTCGTCGGGAGTGATGACGGCTCGGTGTACGCCCTGGAGGCGCCCACGGGCGAACTGCAGTGGCGATATGAGATAGGGAGTTGGGTCTTTTCGTCGCCTGCAGTCGCCGGGGGAACCGTGTTTGTCGAGTGCAACGACGGCTCGGTGTACGCGCTCGGTGGGCCCTAA
- a CDS encoding homoserine kinase: MPARAPTRPLQATAAAPASIGNVAVGYDVLGQVLAIGVHDRVTVRRTERPGVRIEAITGATGLPTDPAHNTATAGLLDLCAARDLPHGLAVSIDKGIPLSAGLGGSAASAVAGVWAAGALLDPPLSRDEAFRYALAGEAVASGDWHPDNVAPALYGGLVLTRDMERPDVLRLPVPDGLSCVVAHPTLTINTRDARACVPPTVPIRTATQQMADLGGLVAGCYTNDLPLVGRALRDGLAEPHRERLLPGFAAIKQAALQAGALGGSFAGAGPTMFMWCPAAAAADVAAALQGAMTAAGYAVSTWTSAVDGPGVRCVASPAD, encoded by the coding sequence ATGCCCGCTCGTGCTCCCACCCGTCCGCTGCAAGCCACCGCCGCCGCGCCGGCGTCCATCGGCAATGTGGCGGTGGGCTACGATGTGTTGGGGCAGGTGCTCGCCATTGGCGTGCACGACCGCGTGACCGTCCGGCGCACGGAGCGCCCCGGCGTGCGCATCGAGGCTATTACCGGCGCCACGGGCCTGCCCACCGATCCAGCACACAACACGGCGACGGCAGGCTTGCTTGATCTCTGCGCGGCCCGCGACCTGCCGCACGGGCTCGCCGTCTCCATCGATAAAGGCATTCCCCTGAGTGCCGGCCTGGGCGGGTCGGCGGCCTCGGCGGTGGCGGGGGTCTGGGCTGCGGGCGCGCTCCTCGATCCGCCGCTGTCTCGCGACGAGGCGTTTCGCTACGCCCTGGCCGGCGAAGCGGTGGCGAGCGGCGACTGGCACCCGGACAACGTGGCGCCGGCGCTCTACGGCGGCCTCGTCTTGACGCGCGACATGGAGCGTCCTGATGTGCTGCGCTTGCCGGTGCCCGACGGGCTGAGCTGCGTGGTGGCCCATCCCACCCTAACCATTAACACCCGCGATGCCCGCGCCTGCGTGCCGCCTACCGTGCCCATTCGCACGGCGACGCAACAAATGGCCGACCTGGGCGGCCTTGTGGCGGGCTGCTACACCAACGATCTACCGCTCGTGGGCCGCGCACTGCGCGACGGGCTCGCCGAACCGCACCGGGAGCGCCTGCTCCCCGGATTTGCCGCCATCAAGCAGGCGGCGCTACAGGCGGGCGCGCTGGGCGGGTCGTTTGCTGGAGCGGGCCCCACGATGTTTATGTGGTGCCCGGCCGCGGCGGCCGCGGATGTTGCTGCGGCGTTGCAAGGTGCCATGACGGCCGCAGGCTACGCGGTGTCGACGTGGACCTCAGCGGTGGACGGGCCCGGCGTGCGCTGCGTCGCGTCGCCTGCCGATTGA
- a CDS encoding arylesterase — MIPRALYLCIAVTVLALAGCGLDRSNPSSTNDTTTRATEGAPSSPSTAASSPVQQPRPPADSSALQVLVLGNSIAAGYGLPRPSEQSFPARLQQRVDSLGWDVTIRNAGLSGETTAGGLRRIGWLLKKPVDVLLLELGGNDGLRGVDLTSTKENLRAIIDTTRAAYPDARVLLAGMQIPPNLGPSYTQRFKALYPEVAASRKGVTLIPFILKGVGGVDAYMQPDGIHPNAAGHRRIANTVWPYLRPVLQELRAQPTPA; from the coding sequence ATGATTCCACGCGCCCTATACCTGTGTATTGCGGTTACGGTTCTTGCCCTCGCGGGCTGCGGACTGGATCGTTCCAATCCGTCGTCGACTAACGACACAACGACACGCGCAACGGAGGGCGCTCCATCGTCGCCTAGCACCGCCGCGTCATCCCCTGTGCAACAGCCGCGCCCGCCGGCCGACAGCAGCGCCCTGCAGGTGCTGGTGCTAGGCAACAGCATCGCTGCCGGCTACGGCCTTCCGCGCCCCTCCGAGCAGTCCTTTCCGGCACGCCTGCAGCAGCGCGTCGACTCGCTGGGCTGGGACGTCACGATTCGGAACGCGGGCCTCAGCGGCGAAACCACCGCCGGCGGGCTGCGGCGCATCGGGTGGCTGCTGAAAAAACCTGTGGACGTGCTTCTCCTGGAGCTGGGCGGCAACGACGGCCTCCGCGGGGTTGACCTAACAAGCACGAAGGAAAACTTGCGGGCCATCATCGACACCACCCGCGCGGCCTACCCCGACGCGCGCGTCCTCCTGGCCGGCATGCAAATTCCGCCGAACCTGGGCCCCTCCTACACGCAGCGCTTTAAGGCGCTTTACCCCGAGGTAGCCGCCTCTCGAAAGGGCGTCACGCTCATTCCGTTCATCCTGAAAGGCGTGGGCGGCGTCGATGCCTACATGCAGCCGGATGGCATCCACCCCAACGCGGCCGGGCACCGCCGCATTGCCAACACCGTGTGGCCCTACCTGCGCCCCGTGCTGCAAGAGCTGCGTGCCCAACCCACCCCTGCCTAA
- a CDS encoding ABC transporter ATP-binding protein: MAESPVLHVAHLTKSFQSAGRTLTVLDDVTFDVAAGETCAIVGPSGSGKTTLLGLCAGLDAPTAGRVAINGIDLGPLDEDERAAVRNEHVGFVFQTFRLLPTLTALENVMVPAELRGTTGIKARATELLDQVGLGDRLDHYPSQLSGGERQRVSMARAFINEPRLLFADEPTGNLDVETAETIEGLLFDLNRNAGTTLVLVTHNLDLAARTQRTLKLRGGTLVSNEALAA, from the coding sequence ATGGCCGAGTCCCCCGTCCTTCACGTAGCGCATCTCACGAAATCGTTTCAGAGTGCCGGGCGCACGCTCACGGTGCTTGATGATGTAACCTTCGATGTGGCCGCGGGCGAGACGTGCGCCATCGTGGGGCCATCGGGCAGCGGAAAGACAACCCTGCTGGGATTGTGCGCGGGCCTCGATGCGCCCACCGCGGGGCGCGTGGCCATCAACGGCATCGACCTGGGACCGCTGGATGAGGACGAGCGGGCGGCGGTGCGCAACGAGCACGTGGGGTTTGTCTTCCAAACGTTTCGGCTGTTGCCCACGCTTACCGCCCTGGAGAACGTGATGGTGCCGGCCGAGCTGCGCGGTACCACGGGCATCAAGGCGCGGGCCACGGAGCTGCTCGATCAGGTAGGTTTGGGCGACCGGCTCGATCACTACCCCAGCCAGCTGTCGGGCGGCGAGCGTCAGCGGGTGTCGATGGCGCGGGCGTTCATCAACGAACCTCGGCTTCTCTTTGCCGACGAGCCCACCGGCAACCTCGACGTGGAGACCGCCGAGACGATTGAGGGGTTGCTGTTCGACCTAAACCGGAACGCAGGCACCACGCTCGTGCTGGTGACGCACAACCTCGACCTCGCCGCCCGCACGCAGCGCACGCTCAAGCTGCGCGGCGGAACGTTGGTCTCCAACGAGGCCCTGGCTGCATAG
- a CDS encoding dynamin family protein — MQLTTYRTTLQSLLTDHHAFAESAGVSTKSVEALQEQLRHGELSVAVVGEINRGKSTFLNALMGETVFPSRAMICTAGVTVLDHGETPRAEVLYRDGASDEMDLSDTAPAKALKAVVSRSNKDVQDIEVTRVWYPNPFTGNGIVLVDTPGVNDPDHWREDITYSYLAEADAVIMLLDPMQPLSASEVEFLDTKILERSIANLIFVVNKIDDVPASDREDALRRIESMLAEHVPNPTIYPVAAKPALQAKQSGRTADLKGTGLPAFEEGLLEFLAKGRGGMLLQTKVQKGQRHLGHIQDTIQQRRAALDEEKGVVEQRLQTAQSQLDALQQKRNDLEAELGTRQKQIARRLNGVIRERADYLNGSLKSAIANEASTSALRERALRFQRDSVSALRDATENAFEDLLDTYDATSAELAGEVRDVLQNLSREAANRAQTLQVEQTRRGPTRQELEDRRAGAAVGGGLGALAGIAGATGGVLGAIGAGILTGGIGLLIGAGAAALLSDGGRSEPDSRYIDAGTIASNRQALNALDAFVDRLRSTTDSVSQGIVASAKETILAPIDQSMAQQRQLIRQIREDLQQTAADQQALRDTLAEQDEQAAALQSRYKRLMEEIEAMAA, encoded by the coding sequence ATGCAACTCACAACATACCGTACCACCCTTCAGTCCCTCCTCACTGACCACCACGCTTTTGCCGAGTCGGCTGGCGTTTCCACAAAATCGGTTGAAGCCCTTCAGGAGCAACTCCGTCACGGAGAGCTCAGCGTCGCCGTCGTTGGGGAAATCAACCGGGGGAAGTCCACCTTCCTGAACGCGCTCATGGGCGAGACGGTCTTCCCCTCCCGTGCCATGATCTGCACAGCGGGCGTCACCGTGCTCGACCACGGCGAGACGCCACGGGCCGAGGTGCTCTACCGCGACGGGGCGTCCGATGAAATGGACCTCTCGGACACCGCTCCAGCGAAGGCCCTCAAAGCCGTCGTGTCGCGTTCCAACAAAGACGTGCAAGACATCGAGGTCACGCGCGTGTGGTACCCCAACCCGTTTACCGGCAACGGCATCGTGCTGGTCGACACGCCCGGCGTGAACGACCCCGACCACTGGCGCGAGGACATCACGTACTCGTACCTTGCGGAAGCCGATGCGGTCATCATGCTGCTCGACCCCATGCAGCCGCTCTCGGCCTCGGAGGTCGAGTTTCTGGACACCAAGATCCTGGAACGCAGCATCGCCAACCTGATCTTTGTGGTGAACAAGATCGACGACGTGCCCGCGTCGGACCGCGAAGACGCGCTGCGGCGGATCGAGTCGATGCTGGCAGAGCACGTGCCCAACCCCACCATCTACCCCGTGGCCGCCAAGCCCGCGCTCCAAGCAAAGCAGTCGGGCCGCACGGCGGATCTGAAAGGCACCGGTCTGCCCGCGTTCGAGGAGGGACTGCTGGAGTTTCTGGCCAAAGGACGCGGCGGCATGCTCCTTCAAACCAAAGTTCAGAAAGGCCAGCGGCACCTTGGGCACATTCAAGACACCATCCAGCAGCGTCGGGCGGCGCTGGATGAAGAGAAAGGCGTGGTGGAACAGCGCCTCCAAACGGCCCAGAGTCAGTTGGACGCCTTGCAGCAGAAGCGCAACGACCTCGAAGCCGAACTGGGCACGCGCCAGAAGCAGATTGCCCGGCGGCTCAACGGCGTCATCCGCGAGCGCGCCGACTACCTGAACGGCTCGCTGAAGTCGGCCATTGCCAACGAAGCAAGCACATCGGCCCTGCGCGAACGGGCGCTGCGGTTTCAGCGCGACAGCGTTTCGGCCCTGCGCGACGCCACGGAGAACGCTTTTGAGGACTTGCTGGATACCTACGACGCCACCTCCGCCGAACTGGCAGGCGAGGTGCGCGACGTGCTGCAGAACCTGAGCCGCGAAGCCGCCAACCGCGCACAAACGCTCCAGGTGGAACAGACGCGGCGTGGGCCGACGCGACAAGAACTGGAAGATCGCCGCGCCGGAGCCGCCGTCGGGGGCGGACTGGGCGCACTCGCAGGCATCGCGGGAGCAACCGGGGGCGTGCTCGGAGCCATCGGCGCAGGAATTCTCACCGGCGGCATTGGCCTCCTCATCGGAGCCGGAGCCGCGGCGCTGCTCAGCGACGGCGGGCGATCAGAACCCGACTCGCGTTACATCGACGCCGGCACGATTGCCAGCAACCGGCAGGCCCTCAACGCCCTGGATGCGTTCGTCGACCGGCTGCGCTCCACGACCGACTCGGTGAGCCAGGGCATTGTGGCATCGGCAAAGGAAACGATTCTCGCGCCCATCGACCAAAGCATGGCCCAGCAGCGGCAGTTGATCCGCCAGATCCGCGAGGACCTCCAGCAAACCGCCGCCGATCAGCAGGCCCTCCGCGACACGCTGGCCGAGCAGGACGAACAGGCCGCAGCCCTGCAGTCGCGATACAAACGTCTAATGGAGGAAATTGAGGCGATGGCAGCATAA